The Melitaea cinxia chromosome 13, ilMelCinx1.1, whole genome shotgun sequence sequence CAAATTTAAACAAACCTTTTTTATCTTCCAATAAAGATGCTGGTTGTACTCTTTTCCTAATAGAAATAACTCCGTCAATCATGCCAACTGCTAGCACGTCATCACGCTCTGATATAGCCATACTGAGTACTGCATTTGGGAAATCAATATTGTGCACTACTTTAAAAGTAgataaatcataaatttttacatgtCTGTCTAATGAGGCAGACATAAGTCTACTGTTGTTACTTGCCAATGTTAATGTAGTTATGGTTTTATGGTGCTGTGAAATATTTGCAAGTAATTTTCCTCCATTAAATATATCCCAAACTTTTATATCTGTACCTCCTGCACTAATGAATATACCTCCAGATGGGAGAAATAGAGTTGATTCTACTGGACAACCATGGTTAACTGTTAGAGTAGTTTCATTGGATCTACAGTCATACAGTTTTACTGTATGATCATAGCTACCAGATAGGATTATATCTGGTGTCATTGGACTAGGAGCACCTGCTCTAATATAATCTGTGTGTTCTGAAAAGcttgctattttttcttcggTTGCAATATCCCATAAGCAAACCGATTTGTCATCAGAGAAACTGAGGACCTTGATTTGATCTCTTGTGAAAAATGTTCTGTGgacctaaaatttttaaaacataataataattactgcaagtttatttatacaatttatttttaattcctaatgcaaaaagaggggtgttataGATTTGACACCAATGTCTGTCTGTGGCATTGTAGTGTTCGATCCAAAGGActgtttttgatatattttattttttttacataaaagtgAGTTCATTTATAGTGGGTCATAACTATATTTGGTAAACATTGATTTAACAGTTAGAACAGCTCTCTTCAGAGATAATGTAAGGCATAAAGGGACATTATTGTGTAGgacttttcaatttttaatgtaaatacttacaaatggaaaaaaaacaatgtacTTACAGGTCCCGTGTGTCCATTGAAGACTCGAAGGACATTTTTAGATTGAACATCAAATAACTTCACTGCTGATTCTTCACTCCCAGCTACTAAAAGTCTTCCATCTCTTCTAAATGTGCCACCGTAAGCCGCTTCAacgaattttgaaatattttttgctacAACTTTAGTAATTGGATCGTAGatctaaaacgaaaaaaaaacaaaatggttaaaactttaaaaaaattacaatacacaaatatttaattgaacttATATTACCTGTACTCGAACAGAGCACGTTGCGGCGAAATAATAAGGTTCCACTGGGCTAAAATCTATGTAGTCTATAGCACCAAATTCTTTAACTAATACAGGCAactgtaaaataaagaaatataaaataacaattatttacagATTCAATTTACTGACAAATTTCAACACGAAAGCTATAGTTATTTTTACCCCTAATTTCTTCCAGTAAATTACATCTTCTGTTAAAACAGACGCTGGTTTCTTGTAAACTGCTTTGTTTGTCTTTTTGAACGGATAAGAAATATGagccatttttaatataataaagttatttcaacttaatattaataaaattaattgaaattttcgGTAGCTTGCAATTGCGATcacattgtttttaaattgtgaCATTGACATTCAAAGCATTTCAAAGTTCAAACACATGGGCAATATAAGCCacagattatttataaaattgtatgggTCTGTAGACTTGTAGAGTAGGCAATGTAGTAGTCTCAATttactgatatatttttttaattgctagaagctgttttgttatttatttaatgtaatttaatataattatgtaaaaagaaTACTCTGTatagcatttttatttttattttttttttattcaaaaaaccaACAGCTTATAGCATACTATTCTTATTATAAagcatataacaaataatatagccaataaCAGATTTCCCTAAGGTTAACAAATTgatattatggagatatcgttgacaaaaaagataaagaaaacAACAGTCACAATCAGAACATTCCgatacacaaaaaatgcttaagaCAATTTTGATGCTGAGACACAGTGAACTAACAGTTAgcaatacacatatataaataacatagtaaaagaagcatatataaataacacaataacatacacgtcatacatatacagatacataatttatacttatagtttatacattgttacggtgactcgtatttttattatattggctTTGAATATCCTTTTAGAATTTTTGAAGATAtcgacgtttttaaataatgtgttataCGTATGAGGGAGTCTCAGTAACAGcgagttttttatataattcgaATAATGTTGAGGAACTTTTAACATAGATGTATTACGGATACGTTTATTAGGAGTTCGAAAACCTATTTTAGATACTAGGTGTGGGCAATCAATCTTACTATTTATAATGTCATAGAGCAGACCCATATCCAAAAGAATACGTCTCTGCTCCAACGAAAGTATTTCATGTTCCGCGCAACCATcttcataatttttacaaaatttacgacattgaaaagttttaatgttttatgattttttttatgtatatgttctAGGCGGTTCTTATAAATGCGGTATTGAGGTGACTATATAGGGCTAGCATACTCCAAAATGCTCCGTACataagcaaaataaacacaCTTAATAGCTGATATATTTGTAAACGGTTTACACACGCGAAAAACAAATCCCAGGTGTTTATATGATTTCATTAGTATATTTTCTATATGATGTGATAGTATCATTTAATGATCAAAGTAGACTCCCAAATCTCTCAAACTTTGTTTTCTGTTAATTTGTTCACCATTAAAATGAcagctatatatataatttcatatttttaatgtgtaagTGTGTATAATGTCTATgtctatgtggctacggcattaaagaatatagtcgactcttctcttcccgttggtgtcgtaagaggcaactaagggataacacacttccactactaccttggaacttaaaaagccgaccgatggctggataaccatccaactgctggctttgaaatacacaggccggagatgggcagcagcgtcttcggtgcgacaaagaaagccctgtggtcaccaatccacctgcccagcatggtgactatgggcaacacacatgatttcacgccatttttggcgcgaacttacgGAGGCCTACTGCACTATGCAATAAGACTGAATTAAACTGAACTAATGTCAGcattctaaatataattttttagcgTACTTGACTTATTACGCGAAGGCTTTTTTAACTtagctacgcttcagcctgtaatatcctattattgtctttcctcatgtaggagaaggatcagagcttaatccaccacgctgctccaatgcgggttggcggatatattccctgtatgagtaacgatcgctatcaggtgtacatgataacaaccgggaccgacggcttaacgtgctctccgaggcacggtgggaagaaccacaaggactgcacaaacacccagatcacggcaaacacctgtatggccaatacaaatgtttgttatgtgcggggatcgaacccgcaaccgccagcgcaacaggtacaatccatggctttAACTTAGCTAACAAttcatgtaatataatttttacttgaattaattaaaaattatgtcatttttCAATGTTTATGAAATTTGGTTCTTACCAGTTTCATAAttccatttattaattttctacaTTAGCATTACTGTGTAATGTCAGTATATTACTGTCAAAAATGTCACGTTGAAGAAATTTTGATTCTGGTTATTGTGTAATTTCAGATTTGTTTTAAACATTGCAGacaatttaatatacataatgttTAAATTACTTAGTAGACATGGACGGCGGAGTGGTGTAATTAGTATGTTCTGTGAAAAGAACATTGAGGTTAGAAAAGCAAAGGTATTTTACTTCTACTCTTCAGCAAATTCTGTGCGATTCGCTTCCTCTGGTACTGATGCTGGGAAAACAACACCTTTAGTTGATGCTATTCCAGAGCCGCCACCGGTACCAGATCCGTCGACTATTTCCGATTTAACAGAAGCCGTTCAGACTTTGGCTGCAAATGGCGAACCTACTTttgccagtcttggtcttggagGATGGGGGCCCGTGGGGATTGTACAGAACTGCTTAGAATACCTACACATCTCACTTGATGTTCCTTGGTGGGGTGCCATCATGATTGGAACTGTAGTAGTGAGGGTTCTTATGTTTCCTCTTGTTATTGTTTCGCAAAGAAATACTGCAATTATGAATAACAACTTACCAGAAATACAATTACTCCAAATGAAAATGACACAAGCCAGACAAACTGGAAATCAATTGGATGCAGCTCGTTATGGACAAGAAATGGTGCTATTTATGAAAGATAAAGGCTTAAGTCCTTTAAAAAATCTTCTTGTGCCCCTAGCACAAGCTCctctttttatttcatttttcatgGGCTTAAGAGGTATGGCGAATTGTCCTGTAGAGAGTATGACATATGGAGGATTGTGGTGGTTTACAGATTTGACTGTACCTGATCAGTACTTTATCTTACCTGTCATAACAAGTCTTACGATGTGGGCGACAATTGAAGTGGGCGTGGATGGTGGACGTCTTGATTCCCAAAACATGCATTTGATGAGGTACTTCCTAAGAGCAATTCCACTTGTCATGATACCTTTTACAATAAACTTCCCCGGAGCAATATTAGTTTATTGGTGTTCAACTAACTTCATTTCTCTGTGTCAAGTATCTTTCTTGAAGATACCAGCTATAagagaatatttcaaaatacctAAACTTATTAAACACAGTCCAGAAACTTTACCGATTAAGAAAAAGGGATTTGTTGATGGTGCAAAGGAATCGTGGACAAATATGAAGCTGTCGAGAGATTTAGCGGACAGGCAAAGAATTGATGAAATGATTTTCACTAAAGCTGGAAAGGGGCCCTtacaaaaaacttataaatatgatcctacaaaagtaataaaaatagagGCCAAAACTAAATAATGGTTacattaaatatagttttagtttgtagtaatgtaataaattttgttttaataatctaAATGTATCTTTATTGTATCACCTCTATGTggtcttaaaaattatttttattttaagagatCTTTTGAATGTGtagtttttttatctatataattaataattaaatagcaTATAAAACACCCCTAGAATTTTGTATGcagcttcataatatttttatagctgtTGATGGactgttaaatattatattttattttcgtttctgTTGCACGCCTTGGATGAGGTTGTGCTTTGCTCGTGCtttgctcatatttctataacaatgcattaatacaatacacattgaactataaattaaatatcatttgatgtctttttttcaaaactattacattaaaaagaaataaattcagTAAATATTGGATGTCAACATTTTGGATATATGGATGGTAGCAAAATAACCCGAAAACCACTTAACGAAATAAGCTGTTTTTTATGTCAGGAAACTAACCAACTAAGAAACCTATTGTGAAGTCTGAAAAATTCTtcattttcttataataaatattttttgtttctaccataataaaataatgaataaaagcCATCGGTGACTTTCTGGAAGAACCAAATCGACTAATCGAATTTATAATCGTTGTCGATCATTAGTTCCGTAACAAGCTACTAGAGGGTGTGTATTTAccggtaataataataaaattatgagtCCGTTTCCCTTTTTGACATATTACAATACTCAAATTGACATTCTTAtccacttttttcttttttgtgaaCGATCTGACAATAAACCAGTATAAATAGACtactttttttagatttaacaaacaaattaacattttttattacttactgtaggttgattatttttttgccGTTTGAGTTCATATTAAATCGTAAAAACATATCTCCTCAAGCGTCAAATAAAACCAGAACAGGCTTCCTATATAAGTTTTCAAAACAAAGCAAATACTAATTTACGCTGTAGGTACATAAAGACCGGCGCGAAAAACAATTTACTTAATATTGAAACATAAATGGGAAAGCTCCAAAAATATACGTATTGTGTTACTGGGAGCGTTGAGAGTCGGCACGTTTGTTGGAATGTTTTcgacagaaataataataaagaggGAAGCCATAGCTGTTTGAACAAAGCAAAGATCTCAAAGGATGAATGCTTAGAACGCAATCAAATTTGTAGAGTTGTTGAAAGACGAAGAATATCATGATATATTGCAAACATTGTTTAGAAATGATTACGGTAGGTATTTTTATCTTAAGTTGAGCAATTTTGCGCAGACTGTTAAACATTTACTATGAACGATAGGCATTAATATTAAGCAGTTAGTAGGCATATATAAAGTACGTACCTAGTAAGTTTTGTTTTAAGTATGTATGAATACCTATAAAATTacctaaaatgtttaaaactatGCTACAagtgaaaaagaaatattaggTAGGtatcagtggcgtagcgagcttaactcgcgcccggggcacGATACGTTTTTAGCCTTCCCCCCTttttcgaaaaccatataatatgtccaggAATATTTTGTTCTTAggaccatttggcgcccctttgtgagtagcgccgGGGGCATGATGACCCCCTTGGCCCCCGCCCGCTACGCCACTACCTACATGACATCAGAATAtatacctgggtgaccgagattagctcggtatttttagtaatttgtgttttttggaaattatatttaaatacgaattacatattgataaaataactaAGGTAaggccacagcaggaattttctgctcaaaatatggagcagcctgactggggtagtacctcgaccttacagaagatcatagctaaataatactgttttcaagcagtattgtgttcctgttggtgaataaggtgactaGAGCCCGTGGGGGATGGATTAGGGATTGGTTCGGCaccgcgcttgcgatgcttttggtgttgcaggcgtctataagctacggtaatctcttaccatcaggtgagccgtacgcttgtttgccgacctagtgatgtaaaaaaatatgaataatatttttttataccgacaataataaaaaatataaataaatacataaaatcaaaaataaaaaataattaaaaaaaataatgataaaatatgaataatatttttctattttaccgacataataataaaaaatattaactggttatttaaataaaaaaataacgagtgcaattagaaaaaaaagaaaaaataataatcgatccgAAAATATGAGGATTTGGACCGTGGTACTTTCGGTGGATCGtaacctgagctattacaactttattgacaagtgcgaaatttactttcgtattCAACGATATTGTAggcattttttcattgcctaaaaacagggataaaacgacattttctaaaaatgaatcctagctaaatttatttatgtcccccgaaatccccccatactaaattttatgaaaatcattggagccgtttccgagattcagattctatatatggatgaattcatatacatatacaagaattgctcgtttaatagtataatataagatataacattttacgaaaaaaaaatgcgtttattaaatgagtatgtttgttacttttcATTTTGTCAGTCGTTTC is a genomic window containing:
- the LOC123658812 gene encoding mitochondrial inner membrane protein OXA1L, which translates into the protein MFKLLSRHGRRSGVISMFCEKNIEVRKAKVFYFYSSANSVRFASSGTDAGKTTPLVDAIPEPPPVPDPSTISDLTEAVQTLAANGEPTFASLGLGGWGPVGIVQNCLEYLHISLDVPWWGAIMIGTVVVRVLMFPLVIVSQRNTAIMNNNLPEIQLLQMKMTQARQTGNQLDAARYGQEMVLFMKDKGLSPLKNLLVPLAQAPLFISFFMGLRGMANCPVESMTYGGLWWFTDLTVPDQYFILPVITSLTMWATIEVGVDGGRLDSQNMHLMRYFLRAIPLVMIPFTINFPGAILVYWCSTNFISLCQVSFLKIPAIREYFKIPKLIKHSPETLPIKKKGFVDGAKESWTNMKLSRDLADRQRIDEMIFTKAGKGPLQKTYKYDPTKVIKIEAKTK
- the LOC123658976 gene encoding U3 small nucleolar RNA-associated protein 15 homolog, yielding MAHISYPFKKTNKAVYKKPASVLTEDVIYWKKLGLPVLVKEFGAIDYIDFSPVEPYYFAATCSVRVQIYDPITKVVAKNISKFVEAAYGGTFRRDGRLLVAGSEESAVKLFDVQSKNVLRVFNGHTGPVHRTFFTRDQIKVLSFSDDKSVCLWDIATEEKIASFSEHTDYIRAGAPSPMTPDIILSGSYDHTVKLYDCRSNETTLTVNHGCPVESTLFLPSGGIFISAGGTDIKVWDIFNGGKLLANISQHHKTITTLTLASNNSRLMSASLDRHVKIYDLSTFKVVHNIDFPNAVLSMAISERDDVLAVGMIDGVISIRKRVQPASLLEDKKGLFKFAPDHVETVDVVVTKQKATKVAEFDKFLRKMEFTKALSVVLKSYVATKFPEKTIALIQEMLRRKVLHMAINGLSEKDIGLLLKFFRKNLGEARFTRIVIDAVNVFIDVFENKIKLFSEQNLCLYTSLKEDIREEIEVCKRVSELEGAIGLLFSGAQVSTSIGNLEMNDNLVPSSKAQKDIVIDV